Within the Erigeron canadensis isolate Cc75 chromosome 6, C_canadensis_v1, whole genome shotgun sequence genome, the region GCCAATTTCAGCCTATTTGGCCTGTTTCAATTCTATCATAGTAGTTTATGCTTACCCAATATAACCCTTTTGCGATAATGTATTGCCCAACTCAACCCATTTAGTCGATGATCATAACTTCCAACTCTAATCATAGCCACAATCATTACATACCCTGATCTCATTGTGAGCAAGTCTGAGCTCTCTTAACAGTTTACATGACGTGATTGAAGGATCAATACATTGGATTTTGCACTTTGAAAGAGATAGCTAGAGTCAGAGTAAAAAGTTTGTTATTAtggataaaaattataaatactcAAATTGATCTTGGGAGATCTTAGCGACCCCATAACGTTAAAAATGCTTACCTTTGTGATAGAATTAACCTTGCCCAGACAATCACCAAATTTACGTATTGGGTTCTTTGAAAGGACTGCAACACACAAGTAGCAATCAGATGTATTAAAACTGGGGGTCATATTCTGGTAATCAAAGATGCTATATGAACATGTTAGCTTATCCTTTCTCGGGAAGACTAAGAATGTCAaccatatgtatatgtattatgtacatatatgaatctatatgactatatcaTAGTAGTCAGGAAGTATTGGGCACAAGCATGTCACATTGTCACTAAACTCAAAATGAACTATAGTTCAGTGACGTGATATGCACCGTTTTCAAAACGCAAAACAATGTCACAAGAATATGAGAATTTTTGAAAgtaaacataatcaaatttaacCAAGATAAAAATTATAGCTTCctataaaaagagttttttttttagtataggattgatatttaaaaaaaaaaaaaagtcttctGAGGTGCAATACTCTTGTATATGTTTATTCACTCATAAACCAAGTTCATATCTCATACCCAAAGTATTCAGTTCTTTCATCTGATCAAGCTTGCAAATTGAATAAATCTCATTATCTGCCAAAACAAGAGCATTTAATTAGTCTCTAAGAAACAGAAGTGAGGTCAAACAGAATATTAATAAGTTAAGACAAAATAATCGGAGTGGTGTTACCATTCAAGATTAGTGCACGCAACCTCACAAGATTGCTGACCTCGTCTATTGATTGGAGCAAATTGTTGCCAGCATTAAGTACCTAGTACCCACAAATATAGAGAATTCAAATAATTGCAACAGTGGAACATAGTTATTGTTTGGGAACTCTGGCCACATGGTATATAAAATGCACCTAGTCATAAGAAATTATTTTGCATCGTAAGCATCTACTTGGTATATTAGAGTTATATTATGCACTTTGTGGCTTAAAGATATTACACGTTGTTGTGTAACTCTAGGCCATATTGATGGAGAAAAATATTTCATCCCGGCCATCTATTAGTACGAGTAGATTGAAATAAAACTCAAGTGATTATTCCATTTCTAATACTAATGAAGGAGCAACATAAGATTAAAAAGATAGGGCATGTACAAAGACACAGCCGATAAAATATATGGGTTGTTAAATCTTGATGCATTTATCGGGAAACCTATATGAAGTTGTAAAGTTGGTGGCTTAAAGGAAGAGATAGAGTTAATGAGAAAAGTAATGTAACAAACTCTCACAATAACTTAAATCAATGCTCAAATTTGTTAAGATtcttagttttttgttttatagacATAATATATATCAGTTATCGATATATGTTTAAATGAGATGGGTACTCGCGCAATACAGCGGCGGTGGTGGCAatgggtggtgatggtggcggtggtggtaacgatgtgttattaatctaaaagtaattgatgtaaatgttagTGTAGTTACTTTATGGTTAAgatatgtatcttttgtaaataattttatcaagagtattatagagatattaggtggaaatatttaaattaatgaataaaagtgatagatagtttggataaatatggttggaaaatattttagggatatattgggtagatttagtgtgtgagttagaaacgtgttgaaaattaagggtattttgggtattttagaggtagaaagttaaaaagaggggagggtagtttgttttataatagaagtatagatatagatataatactTTATAATTGAAACAAGGACAATGAGCAGCCGCCATTCATATCTGCACAGTCAAAAGTCCTGTTTCTTAACTTAGAATTTGGAAATCAGACTCACTGAGACTCGTGCCAAAGTAGGAGTTCTTGGCGATCAGCTTCATAGATAGCATGGTGCAGATTAAAGAACCATCAATTAGACTAACCAGCAGTGCCATCACGTCAATTACTCATTTTTATACTATCATACACTAAGGTAGAATCTTAATGTTCACAGTCAATATTCAAGGTCATAAACTTTTGTCATGTATTCCATTTTCTGAATGCATCAAAACTAGATTGACAAGAAAACTGACAAAAATTTAAACTCACCGTTAGACATACACACCCTTCAATCCCTTTCAAACTTTGCAGCTTGTTCTGCTTGACTGACAACCACTTCAAATTCACGCACGGTTTCAACCCCTAGTTTATGCATCACAATAAATCCACATCATAACATGTTGATCATCcacataaaacaaaaagaaccaaaaagaaaaagaacaccCTCTGTACCATAAATATTTTACAAGCTTCTATTTTAATATTGTCCTATAGCAATCATCCACCGGCATATAACGATACTTATAACTTGCTAGTTTTCCCATTTCAGCCTTTGctgcattttattattaaatccCTAAAGTTCTTCAAGTACATTGGTACCTTGAATGCATTAGGAGTGACATTAACAATTTACTAATTAATAAATGTACTGAACGTACATCATGAGGTTCCAGTCTTCCAGAGAATAATACCCTTTGTGGGAAAAAATGCAACCAAGACTTCTAGTGTCGAGTCGTGTTTGAGACACTACTTATTATACTTTGATGCATCACTTTTTACGAATTGCACCAGATTATTTGTTGCATCAAACTTACTCTATAGAAATTAGTGTTCTTAAATTGTGTAAGAGTTTGcattacaaaaataattataaaactaaatatcTGCCAAAATCTTAAGAAACTTTATGGCTCCTAATAAGTAGGCTTTCCTTTTAACATCCCAGGGTTGCCAATCTAGTACATAATACATAATAACTATAATGTACTTAATAATTACTTAACTCTTATTCAatcattcattaaaaaaaataaaaagtaacaactttttttaacttaataaagaacaagataaaaataataagaataggaagaagaagaaaacctCAAGAGAGAATAAATTGTTGAAAGAGAGGTCCAATCTCTCCAAGTTTTTGAATTCAACCAAGCATGAAACctaacatcaacaacaacatttatatatatattataactattAGAAAAAGACATCTTTATAACATGCTTTTTCAAATGTCTCTTCTACACTATCCTACAACTTTATTTCATTCTAGGTCCCAAAGTTGATAATATGTGGTTGTCGATTCCTCCAATTCTTATTTCATTCTAAAAATGATAACATATTTTCTACATCTTTTAGAGGaatcaaaaacaaattttggACCTGTATCACACAcaggatatatataaaaatataaatataaatatagatgaaATGGATGGAATGGAAGAGAGTACATCGGAGATACTTCTGTGTGTGAAAGTAAGAGATGTAACGCCGTTTGGATCAGTTGTTTTAGTAGTATTTCCTTGCAGAACCTGTTGTTGGGTTAGAGTTGTCATCGTAAATTGGTTTATGGTGGTGTGAAGTAAAACCCTAGTGACAGAGTAAGCTGTTTTAATTTGTTGGTAAAACCTCTGAAAAATACGAGTCAAACGCATTACATCATGGGTTTTAGGTTTTGACTTGGCGTTTGATAATCagacctataaaaaaaaatcatttgtatCTAAAATTCAACCTTTGACTAACTTTTCATACTctttccgtcccattttaattgtccatatttgacttgtcaagtcttatgttttcaactttgaccgtaaatagtTTTGTTTGTACTTTATAACacttaatgtaaaatatatgaatgaattgagttttagatgtacttttcattgatataaatcacaccaactaatatataacacaaacaaagatatttacggtcaaaatttaaaaaaaaagacttgaaaagtcaaatgtggacaattaaaatgggacggagggagtaataattattaacttttactaattttttagttagatataataaaaagtaatgattatgtttttttaaaataatgattatgtttttatttatctttaaccaaaattaatattttaatgtttcatttttttttccataactTATGTATCAACATgataacattaaaatataaaaatgtaaagtttattttaatctctaataataacaagataaaagtacaaacactaaaataattaacaaaatgcaaaggtttattttaaatttctagtaataaaataataaaagtacaaaaacactaacttaattaatcaaatatattaataacaccACTCTCACGACGACAAAGACTGATATATAGATCTAGACGCGACCTATACATGATTTCCCATCCGGCTGCACACGGGTCATGGTGAAATGTCCAATATGGCGTGATAACAGGCATTGGGTACTCGCCTTATAACTCCACCATGACAAAATGTGATTCTCCATTTACAAGGGCAATTGTAAGAACTCTGTGATGTTGAACATTTTCCAGACCACACCAAAACGGAAAAATCGTCGTACTGCCTCTCTTGTCTAAAGAATGGACGATCACACCAAGCTTATTAGCAATTAAAACACCTGTCTCGGGCATTTTCATCCAATGTTCCGGTGGACAGGGGGAACCAAAGAAACACAGGTCTTGATACATTGAATTTATATCGATAATGAAAATCCTCGAGTATAAATCATATCGATTTTGCAACTCTTCTCTCATTTGTTGCCGAATGTACTCATAAAAATTGTCTTCATTAAGTCCAAGACCAACAGCTAATGCTCGATATCCACAGTTTCCATCACCGAAAACATTTTGTATATTCGTAATGTATGGATGAAATACTTGTGGAATATCGTCTATTAAATTTGAACCACACTTCAGTGGCGCTTTATTTAAGTCCAACATGTGTGGACCCTGAAACTCATATAGGAACTCGTTCAAATCTATATTTGGCTCCTTGTTCAAGTCAAATTCAAATGTACTTTGTCTGGCAGGCTCCCTAATCGGCTCAACAAAATCGGGCATGGTTGAACAACTAAATCTCGTTGAACAAAACTCGGTACGcttttttttgttgcgatttcgttgtgtaacaaccctcaaatttcgattaggataatttacttggacttatctaggtctttatccctagagatttattaagagaattgaccttTTAGACATTCAAGGCACAGTGATAGTTGCCCTCTCGTTCAATAAAACACCctagatgactagctatcttagaaatgccataaacaataactataatcattcaataaaatcccaaagtataaattagttctaatcaaacttggtgaaatgtcaatgaaccaaaaatctTATTTCGAGAAGTTAGGATTATACAAATAAGAATGCAAGGTTCATAAGCTGTGATAACAACCGAAAATacttataaatgtccaacaatttaaacaccaagctaattaaagttcaaacggtaataaaaatataataaccctctctaaataataaatttaaaccaTTATGCACATAAAAGtgagcttgaataataataagtaaatatatatgtctattgtaaatacaagtttataaataatgagttaagctataaaaattaaaggcacaacaaatatatacatacatacatacacggCCATACACATACATGCACATAACTAGCTTTGAAAGCACCAATATCAACTAACAAGTTAAGGATTACATGCATGTACCTACACTAAATAAACCTAcattacatacaaatatacatacacttatattataccccaaaaattcaaaatccccTCCCATTTTACCCTACCAAAACCAGCCCCCATCTCCCCAAAACCATTCACCCAATCAAAATACATGTCTTGACTTTACACTCCCCATACACAAACCCTTTACACACTTTTCATTTCTCTCCACTTTCCAAAACTTTCACACACACTCAACCACATTTCTCTCTCAAAATTTCTGCATTTCCCCTTCCTTTCTTCCTCCATTTTCGGCCAAAAACAAGGAAAAAGGGAcaagaaaaatcaatctaaagttatggtaataataagggtttttaaaggattaaacaagggttgattcaagatacttttaagggttattttaagCTTGGAATAAGGGTTATATAGAGCATAAaggccacgaaatttctgcccaaaTTCATCTCCAAAACCGAGTGCaagaagggtataaatcttcatctctttgtttaatctaacttgttcttgtatatactaaaagatctttatcaaagaccatgtttttctttgattttcttcttgaaaatatacttgatgaaggcaagttgatagaatcttcttcctcatgctcatgcatgttgaaatctagaagaaagattcaaggattcaactagtttaagacccaaaggtgttgtcatagattaaatagattttaaagtgatttttcctttgaaatatggtcatatttttatatattttgatgaatatatttctggattttttcataaaaatatgtttttaagttgttgaattgaagatggataaagatttgttgtgaaaatgatgagatgattacatgcatgcttagctttgcactagtttaatttggttttgatatgggacttgagatggatcttttaaggatgattgatgaacttgaaattgattgaaatctgtatacttgatgttaagagatacaaaataaagtaataattttgttagtgggaatctagaggttaaagcaagcaaacaaaaccattggtgggatgcattaaccaataaacattctgacagaattggtcttctgtcttgtaacgaataaactgaacatttgaggacattttcaagacaaactatcaaaataaaagttgtagacaaatgagttaagattaacctccaactggaattactcaaaaatactaaaccaaacgaaagatatgatttttcaaatgaaactggtcaaaactgtaattttgtatgaatattttataaactttaacaatttttatctcctaatccaaaAAGTTCCaagaggtcatacttggtggaaagtaatttcaatgtgttgtgaacttaaaataaaatcatgggatttttctaacaatcagaacatcaagaacttttataaaacttctgatgtcgcaagcagtgcccattcgggacagtttgtgtttggataatttttacggacaccaaacatcatctaaaaattcaccaaaaattcacaaaaatactagatacatgtaAGTCACTGTGTTAAAATCAttaaggtccaaataattcgtcttgaccccaaaatagtagctatcatttcttaaaaataaagtataaaacagaaaatttgtaagtaatcttataaatggcataatgggctaggtaatgaactaagaaccataatgggctaacccggcccaaataatgaacccataaggaacataaatcagtaggcccacttggcccaataagccttatagcccaataaccactatgacccattaagcacctaacccaaataaggtaaagcccaataactaatataagcccaaaacatttaaaagcccatgacacttaaggcccaattggtaatggcccataacacttaaacgaacttcatgaaccaagtaatcgtaagACAAATCGACGAATAT harbors:
- the LOC122604300 gene encoding uncharacterized protein LOC122604300, producing the protein MPDFVEPIREPARQSTFEFDLNKEPNIDLNEFLYEFQGPHMLDLNKAPLKCGSNLIDDIPQVFHPYITNIQNVFGDGNCGYRALAVGLGLNEDNFYEYIRQQMREELQNRYDLYSRIFIIDINSMYQDLCFFGSPCPPEHWMKMPETGVLIANKLGVIVHSLDKRGSTTIFPFWCGLENVQHHRVLTIALVNGESHFVMVEL